Proteins co-encoded in one Acidobacteriota bacterium genomic window:
- a CDS encoding SET domain-containing protein-lysine N-methyltransferase: MLSGLVIRSSSIHAAGCYTMLPIKKSTPVVEYDGPRFSKDEADERYKDRFITYLFSTGNGGEVIDGFGTAMFLNHCCEPNCETENIDGRIWVVATRDIAAGEELTYEYNLHDSDDDDADCYCGTAKCRGTMFSDDEVKRRARKARKSQAAKA; this comes from the coding sequence ATGCTTTCAGGACTTGTGATTCGCTCTTCGTCCATCCATGCAGCGGGCTGCTACACAATGCTACCCATAAAAAAAAGTACGCCGGTTGTCGAATATGACGGACCGCGGTTCAGTAAAGACGAGGCCGATGAACGGTATAAGGACCGGTTCATCACCTACCTGTTCAGCACAGGGAACGGCGGCGAAGTGATCGACGGCTTTGGTACGGCGATGTTTCTCAACCACTGCTGCGAGCCGAACTGTGAGACAGAAAATATCGACGGCCGAATCTGGGTTGTAGCGACTCGCGATATCGCGGCGGGAGAAGAACTGACCTACGAGTACAACCTGCATGACTCCGACGATGACGATGCTGACTGCTACTGCGGCACTGCAAAATGCAGGGGGACGATGTTCTCCGATGACGAGGTCAAGCGGCGCGCCAGAAAGGCCCGCAAATCACAGGCCGCGAAAGCCTGA